A window of the Campylobacter massiliensis genome harbors these coding sequences:
- a CDS encoding anthranilate synthase component I family protein: MLLLSPIFYYEKIRERFANSYLAEDTTQTIVGIDCEYISSEQTDFAGLKSYFKAQKFDAPFAGLFGVLGYGGIKYFEKIPKFNASQYDFPDFFYANARAYLHFDKNSKIYSFYGDSERYYDFLVKFSADDEAKAAQDRAKRQSKYKILTDLDGEKEHFLNIAKRAKEYLKSGDVFQVVLSEQLKLTSDMDSLDFYRALSEANPSPYMFHFPTPYGDVAGSSPELVCEIKEGKIYVAPIAGTRGRGKDAMEDAALERELLNDEKELAEHKMLIDLARNDIGRVSKPKSVAVKNAMRIVRYESVMHIVSDVYGAKADDLDAFDAVGSIFPAGTLSGTPKIRAMEIIAELESYRRNAYGGGIGFFHFNGDAQMAILIRSAIFARKFDGKFDASEHDPHLDGADESNLKSRERGENFAEIFVQAGAGIVIDSVPEYEYKEICKKRASVLNVFAKNAKEI; encoded by the coding sequence ATGCTACTTTTGAGCCCAATTTTTTATTACGAAAAGATCCGCGAGAGATTTGCCAACTCCTACCTCGCCGAGGACACGACGCAGACCATAGTCGGCATCGACTGCGAGTATATAAGCAGCGAACAAACCGATTTTGCGGGGCTTAAGAGCTATTTTAAAGCTCAAAAATTTGACGCCCCTTTTGCGGGACTATTTGGGGTGCTGGGCTACGGCGGGATAAAATATTTTGAAAAAATCCCCAAATTTAACGCCTCGCAGTACGATTTCCCCGACTTTTTCTACGCTAACGCCCGCGCCTACCTGCACTTTGATAAAAATAGCAAAATTTACAGCTTTTACGGCGATAGCGAACGGTATTACGATTTTTTAGTTAAATTTAGCGCGGACGACGAAGCAAAAGCCGCCCAGGACCGCGCAAAACGGCAGAGCAAATATAAAATTTTAACCGATTTAGACGGCGAAAAAGAGCATTTTCTAAACATCGCAAAGCGCGCCAAAGAGTATCTAAAAAGCGGCGACGTCTTTCAAGTCGTGCTAAGCGAACAGCTAAAACTAACCTCGGATATGGATAGCCTTGACTTCTACAGAGCCTTAAGCGAGGCAAACCCGAGCCCTTATATGTTTCACTTTCCGACCCCTTACGGCGACGTCGCGGGCTCTAGCCCCGAGCTAGTCTGCGAGATCAAAGAGGGCAAAATCTACGTCGCGCCCATAGCCGGCACACGCGGCCGCGGTAAGGACGCGATGGAGGACGCCGCACTCGAGCGCGAACTGCTAAACGACGAAAAGGAACTAGCCGAGCACAAAATGCTCATCGACCTCGCCCGCAACGACATCGGCCGCGTCAGCAAGCCAAAAAGCGTCGCGGTCAAAAACGCCATGCGCATCGTGCGCTACGAGAGCGTGATGCATATCGTAAGCGACGTCTACGGCGCGAAGGCGGACGATCTAGACGCATTTGACGCGGTCGGCAGCATCTTTCCCGCAGGCACGCTCAGCGGTACGCCCAAAATCCGCGCCATGGAGATCATCGCCGAGCTTGAGTCATATAGGCGCAACGCATACGGCGGCGGTATCGGATTTTTCCACTTTAACGGCGACGCGCAAATGGCGATTTTGATTAGAAGCGCGATATTTGCGCGTAAATTTGACGGCAAATTTGACGCTAGCGAGCATGACCCGCACCTTGACGGCGCAGACGAGTCAAATTTAAAAAGCAGAGAGCGTGGGGAAAATTTTGCCGAAATTTTCGTGCAGGCGGGAGCCGGCATCGTGATCGATAGCGTTCCCGAATACGAATATAAAGAAATTTGTAAAAAACGCGCCTCGGTGCTAAACGTGTTTGCGAAAAACGCAAAAGAAATTTAA